The following coding sequences are from one Streptomyces dengpaensis window:
- a CDS encoding DUF6158 family protein produces MNGVDPGRLDDQQLMKELETIHRTRHDTLLHGSNDALRTHNHRMAQLEGEYLRRHPRRPVTAARTREGARERCCAETPPA; encoded by the coding sequence ATGAACGGAGTCGACCCGGGCCGGCTGGACGACCAGCAGCTCATGAAAGAGCTGGAAACCATCCACCGCACGCGCCACGACACGCTGCTGCACGGTTCGAACGACGCGCTGCGGACCCACAACCATCGCATGGCCCAGCTGGAGGGCGAGTACCTGCGCCGTCACCCGCGCCGTCCTGTCACCGCCGCCCGTACCCGTGAAGGGGCCCGGGAGCGGTGCTGCGCCGAGACGCCGCCGGCATGA
- a CDS encoding TIGR03086 family metal-binding protein — translation MTDTNPLLTRHTEALALFGDRVHTVRDDQWNAPTPCTDWTVRDLVSHLVSEQLWVPAMVRDGATVEEIGDAFDGDVLGSDPAAAWDRSADAAHAAFAEPDALDRVVRLSYADTTAAFYCSQMVADLTVHTWDLSHAIGADERLPDDLLRFTVREVTPYAADLAKTGLFAAPVEPPPGADVQTKLLCLMGRTP, via the coding sequence ATGACCGACACGAACCCGCTGCTCACCCGGCACACGGAGGCCCTCGCCCTGTTCGGGGACCGCGTCCACACGGTCCGGGACGACCAGTGGAACGCCCCCACGCCCTGCACCGACTGGACGGTGCGTGATCTCGTCAGCCATCTCGTCTCAGAACAGCTGTGGGTCCCCGCGATGGTCCGGGACGGCGCCACCGTCGAGGAGATCGGCGATGCCTTCGACGGCGACGTGCTGGGCTCCGATCCGGCCGCTGCCTGGGACAGGTCGGCGGACGCCGCCCATGCCGCCTTCGCCGAGCCGGACGCGCTCGACCGCGTCGTCCGTCTCTCGTACGCCGACACCACGGCCGCCTTCTACTGCTCCCAGATGGTGGCCGACCTGACGGTGCACACCTGGGACCTGTCCCATGCGATCGGCGCCGACGAGCGGCTGCCGGACGACCTCCTGCGCTTCACGGTGCGCGAGGTCACGCCGTACGCCGCCGACCTCGCCAAGACCGGGCTCTTCGCCGCGCCGGTCGAGCCGCCGCCCGGCGCCGACGTACAGACCAAGCTCCTGTGCCTGATGGGGCGTACGCCCTAG
- a CDS encoding ATP-binding cassette domain-containing protein produces MGHLEAAHLEYYLPDGRALLGDVSFRVGEGAVVALVGPNGAGKTTLLRLISGELKPHGGTVTVGGGLGVMRQFVGSVRDETTVRELLVSVAPPRIQEAARAVDAAEHAIMTVDDEAAQLRYAQALSDWAEVRGYESETLWDMCTMAALGVPYEKAQWRLVRTLSGGEQKRLVLEALLRGTDEVLLLDEPDNYLDVPGKRWLEERLKETRKTVLFVSHDRELLARAAEKIVSVEPSPTGADAWVHGGGFETYHEARRERFARFEELRRRWDEKHAQLKKLVLSLRQAASISHELASRYQAAQTRLRKFEEAGPPPEPPREQDIRMRLKGGRTGVRAVTCKGLELTGLMKPFDLEIFYGERVAVLGSNGSGKSHFLRLLAGDDVVHTGEWKLGARVVPGHFAQTHAHPELQGRTLLDILWTEHSQDRGAAMSRLRRYELTAQAEQRFERLSGGQQARFQILLLELEGSTALLLDEPTDNLDLESAEALQEGLEAYEGTVLAVTHDRWFARSFDRYLVLGSDGRVRETQEPVWDERRVERAR; encoded by the coding sequence GTGGGGCCCAACGGGGCCGGGAAGACCACGCTGCTCCGGCTGATCTCGGGAGAGCTGAAGCCGCACGGCGGAACCGTCACCGTAGGCGGCGGCCTGGGCGTGATGCGGCAGTTCGTGGGATCCGTACGGGACGAGACGACCGTACGAGAGCTGCTGGTGTCCGTGGCTCCGCCCCGGATCCAGGAGGCCGCGAGGGCCGTGGACGCGGCCGAGCACGCGATCATGACGGTCGACGACGAGGCCGCGCAGCTGCGCTACGCGCAGGCCCTGTCCGACTGGGCCGAGGTGCGCGGATACGAGTCCGAGACGCTCTGGGACATGTGCACGATGGCCGCGCTCGGTGTCCCGTACGAGAAGGCGCAGTGGCGGTTGGTGCGCACGCTCTCCGGAGGAGAGCAGAAGCGGCTCGTGCTGGAAGCCCTGCTGCGCGGCACCGACGAGGTGCTGCTGCTCGACGAGCCGGACAACTACCTCGACGTACCGGGAAAGCGCTGGCTGGAGGAGCGGCTCAAGGAGACCCGCAAGACCGTCCTCTTCGTGTCGCACGACCGCGAGCTCCTCGCCCGCGCCGCCGAGAAGATCGTCAGTGTCGAGCCCAGTCCGACCGGCGCGGACGCCTGGGTGCACGGCGGCGGGTTCGAGACGTATCACGAGGCGCGGCGGGAGCGGTTCGCGCGCTTCGAGGAACTGCGGCGGCGCTGGGACGAGAAGCACGCCCAGCTGAAGAAGCTCGTGCTGAGTCTGCGTCAGGCGGCGTCCATCAGCCATGAGTTGGCGTCCCGTTATCAGGCCGCGCAGACCCGGCTGCGGAAGTTCGAGGAGGCCGGACCGCCTCCGGAGCCGCCGCGCGAGCAGGACATCAGGATGCGGCTCAAGGGCGGCCGTACCGGCGTAAGGGCCGTCACCTGCAAGGGACTTGAGCTCACCGGCCTGATGAAACCCTTCGACCTGGAGATCTTCTACGGCGAACGGGTCGCCGTCCTCGGCTCCAACGGCTCCGGCAAGTCGCACTTCCTGCGGCTGCTCGCCGGCGACGACGTGGTGCACACGGGCGAGTGGAAGCTCGGCGCCCGCGTCGTCCCCGGACACTTCGCTCAGACGCACGCCCACCCGGAACTGCAGGGCCGCACCCTGCTCGACATCCTGTGGACCGAGCACTCCCAGGACCGCGGGGCCGCGATGTCCCGGCTGCGCCGCTACGAGCTGACCGCCCAGGCCGAGCAGCGCTTCGAAAGGCTCTCCGGCGGCCAGCAGGCCCGCTTCCAGATCCTCCTGCTGGAGCTGGAGGGCTCCACGGCCCTGCTCCTGGACGAGCCGACGGACAACCTCGACCTGGAGTCCGCGGAGGCCCTCCAGGAGGGCCTGGAGGCGTACGAGGGCACGGTCCTCGCGGTCACCCACGACCGCTGGTTCGCCCGCTCCTTCGACCGCTATCTGGTCCTCGGCTCCGACGGCCGGGTACGCGAGACCCAGGAGCCGGTGTGGGACGAGCGCCGCGTGGAGCGGGCCCGCTAG